AAACCGGTAGAGGGAGCGGTCGGTGAGGTCGGCGGTGAGGAGATCCGGGCAGAGCTTCAGGGGGAGGTGGTTGGTCACTTTCACGATGGGGGCGTCTTCCAGGAAGCGGATCCGCTCGATGACCGCCAGGGGTTCTCCCTCCGGGACGTCCAGGAGGGCAGCCAGGGGACGGGAGGCCGGTTCCTCTTCCTGGCGGAGCACTCTGGTCTTGAGGAGAAACCCCTTCTGGGCCATGTCGTCGTAGAAGGTGACAAACTGCTGGATGAAGCCATAGTTGATCTTGGGGCGGGCGATGAAGGTTCCTCGTCCCTTCTCCCGCTCGAGCAACCCCTCGTAGACCAATTCCCGGATGGCCTGTCGGACGGTGGGACGACTGATCAGGTACCGTTCAGAGAGGGTCCGCTCAGAGGGCAGGGTGTCTCCCGGCTGGTACTCGCCGGACTCAATGTCCCGGCGGAGCAACTCCTTGAGCTGGTAGTACAGGGGTATCGGGACCCGGCGGTCAAGGGTGATCAAGGGTGGCCT
This sequence is a window from Atribacteraceae bacterium. Protein-coding genes within it:
- a CDS encoding GntR family transcriptional regulator; its protein translation is RPPLITLDRRVPIPLYYQLKELLRRDIESGEYQPGDTLPSERTLSERYLISRPTVRQAIRELVYEGLLEREKGRGTFIARPKINYGFIQQFVTFYDDMAQKGFLLKTRVLRQEEEPASRPLAALLDVPEGEPLAVIERIRFLEDAPIVKVTNHLPLKLCPDLLTADLTDRSLYRFIGERYRLHPHRAAITLEAIVADALDAELLQVPEGAPLLLMKNTTFTTDGIPMDYFQSRFRGDRGKVKVEVFESNNLRVP